A genome region from Buchnera aphidicola (Chaetogeoica yunlongensis) includes the following:
- the aceE gene encoding pyruvate dehydrogenase (acetyl-transferring), homodimeric type, whose amino-acid sequence MIEYLSEDIDPLETHEWIESIESVISKEGLDRAVFIFTAVSKFLSKKGIKVITDNAGENYINTIPVELEPKYPGDLYIEYKIRSVIRWNAIMMVLRASKKNLELGGHLSSFQSAATIYEVCFNHFFRGVNEKDGGDLVYFQGHISPGIYSRAFIEGRFSEEQLDNFRQEIGGLGLSSYPHPKLMPKFWQFPTVSMGLSSVCAIYQAKFLKYLQHRNLQDTQNKKVYAFLGDGEMDEPESKGVISIAAREKLDNLIFIVNCNLQRLDGPVIGNGKVISELENVFKGCGWEVIKVIWGSKWDILFKKDVSGKLIELMNETLDGDYQTYKSKNGAYIRKHFFGKYIETRRLVEDMSDEQIWNLDRGGHDSKKIYAALKKANSVKEKPVIILMHTVKGYGMGDIAEGKNIAHQIKKIDINGLIHIKNRFKIPVKNHEIESLPYVSFDINSKEHRYLHERRKILGGYLPTRLSNFTNTIVLPELSDFNSLLEKQRKEISTTVVFIRILNILLRNTFIKNRIVPIVADEARTFGMEGLFQKIGIYSFNGQKYIPQDKELFSYYKEDKQGQILQEGINELGAAASWLAAATSYSTNNFPMIPFYIFYSIFGFQRIGDLFWAAGDQQARGFLIGGTSGKTTLNGEGLQHGDGHSHIQALTIPNCISYNPSYAYELAVIINDGLNRMYGSNQENIYYYITTMNESYLMPGMLDNINEGICKGIYRLKCFGKTNIKVQILGSGSILQCVLRASKILLKNYDIGSEVYSVTSFTELARNGQDCERWNLLHPTKEKKVPFISKSMSKLPAIAVTDYMKLFAEQVRAYVPSISYRVLGTDGFGRSDSRPKLRSYFEIDEHYIVLAVLGELSKLGSVDNNTIVNAINRFNIDIDKINPRLA is encoded by the coding sequence ATGATAGAGTATTTGTCAGAGGATATAGATCCACTTGAAACACATGAATGGATAGAATCTATTGAATCAGTTATTTCAAAGGAAGGTTTAGATAGAGCTGTTTTTATTTTTACTGCTGTCAGTAAATTTTTATCTAAGAAGGGTATTAAGGTTATTACAGATAATGCTGGAGAAAATTATATTAATACTATACCAGTAGAGTTAGAGCCTAAATATCCAGGAGATTTGTATATAGAGTATAAAATACGTTCTGTTATTCGTTGGAATGCTATAATGATGGTATTAAGAGCTTCAAAAAAGAATTTAGAATTGGGAGGACATTTGTCTTCTTTTCAATCAGCAGCGACTATTTATGAAGTATGCTTTAATCATTTTTTTCGTGGAGTTAATGAAAAAGATGGTGGAGATTTGGTGTATTTTCAAGGCCACATTTCACCTGGAATTTATTCTCGAGCTTTTATTGAAGGAAGATTTAGTGAAGAACAGTTAGATAATTTTAGACAAGAAATTGGAGGTTTGGGTTTATCTTCTTATCCACATCCTAAATTAATGCCAAAATTTTGGCAATTTCCTACTGTTTCTATGGGATTAAGTTCTGTATGTGCGATTTATCAAGCTAAATTTTTAAAATATTTACAGCATAGAAATTTACAGGATACTCAGAACAAAAAAGTTTATGCATTTTTAGGAGATGGTGAAATGGATGAACCTGAATCAAAAGGAGTTATTTCTATTGCTGCACGTGAAAAATTAGATAATTTAATATTTATTGTAAATTGTAATTTGCAAAGATTAGATGGTCCAGTTATAGGTAATGGTAAAGTTATTTCTGAATTAGAAAATGTATTTAAAGGATGTGGTTGGGAAGTTATTAAAGTAATTTGGGGTAGTAAATGGGATATTTTGTTTAAAAAGGATGTTAGCGGAAAATTAATAGAATTAATGAACGAAACTTTAGATGGAGATTATCAAACATATAAATCTAAAAATGGTGCTTATATAAGAAAACATTTTTTTGGAAAGTATATAGAAACGAGACGTTTAGTAGAGGATATGTCAGATGAACAAATTTGGAATTTAGATAGAGGAGGTCATGATTCTAAGAAAATTTATGCAGCTCTTAAAAAAGCTAATTCTGTTAAAGAAAAACCAGTAATAATATTAATGCATACGGTTAAAGGATATGGAATGGGAGATATTGCAGAAGGTAAAAATATAGCTCATCAAATCAAAAAAATAGATATTAATGGTCTAATTCATATTAAAAATAGGTTTAAAATTCCAGTAAAGAATCATGAAATTGAATCATTACCGTATGTATCTTTTGATATTAATAGTAAAGAACATAGGTATCTTCATGAACGTAGAAAAATATTAGGTGGATATCTTCCTACGAGATTATCTAATTTTACTAATACTATTGTTTTACCTGAATTGAGTGATTTTAATTCTTTGTTAGAAAAACAAAGAAAAGAAATTTCTACTACTGTAGTATTTATTCGTATATTGAATATTTTATTAAGAAATACTTTTATTAAAAACAGAATTGTTCCAATAGTTGCAGACGAAGCACGTACATTTGGGATGGAAGGATTGTTTCAAAAAATAGGAATTTATAGTTTTAATGGACAAAAATATATACCTCAAGATAAAGAATTATTTTCTTATTATAAAGAGGATAAGCAAGGACAAATTTTACAGGAAGGAATAAATGAATTAGGAGCTGCTGCTTCTTGGTTAGCTGCTGCTACATCTTATAGTACAAATAATTTTCCTATGATTCCGTTTTATATTTTTTATTCTATTTTTGGATTTCAAAGAATTGGTGATTTATTTTGGGCTGCAGGGGATCAACAGGCAAGAGGGTTTTTAATAGGAGGTACTTCGGGAAAAACTACATTAAATGGAGAGGGATTACAACATGGTGATGGGCATAGTCATATTCAAGCATTAACTATTCCCAACTGTATATCGTACAATCCTTCTTATGCTTATGAACTTGCTGTAATTATAAATGATGGTTTGAATAGAATGTATGGTTCTAATCAAGAAAATATTTATTATTATATTACAACGATGAATGAAAGTTATTTAATGCCAGGTATGTTGGATAATATTAATGAGGGTATTTGTAAAGGAATTTATAGATTAAAATGTTTTGGTAAAACTAATATTAAGGTTCAAATATTAGGTTCTGGTTCTATACTTCAATGTGTATTGCGAGCATCGAAAATTTTATTAAAAAATTATGATATAGGATCAGAAGTATATAGTGTAACTTCATTTACTGAGTTAGCTAGAAATGGACAAGATTGCGAAAGATGGAATTTATTACATCCAACGAAAGAAAAAAAAGTTCCTTTTATTTCTAAAAGTATGAGTAAATTACCAGCTATTGCTGTAACTGATTATATGAAATTATTTGCTGAACAAGTTAGAGCTTATGTTCCTTCAATAAGCTATCGCGTTTTAGGAACGGATGGATTTGGACGTTCTGATAGTCGTCCAAAATTGCGCAGTTATTTTGAAATTGATGAGCATTATATAGTTCTTGCTGTTCTCGGAGAATTATCAAAACTTGGGAGTGTGGATAACAATACTATTGTTAACGCGATAAATCGGTTCAATATTGATATAGACAAAATTAACCCGCGTTTAGCATAG
- a CDS encoding 2-oxo acid dehydrogenase subunit E2: MDIEVKMPELGIELVEVVEILVKIGDQVKKNDSIITVEGQKASIEIPTLHSGKIKDIKVHVGSKIATGGLILILNNLDSSRLNKNSLLSSEHSVSKYVSSKEKDITCNDTNKNYVVYASPIVRRLARKYDIKLENVVGSGRKFRILKEDVIFYRNKSQKQQNKRNYADNNKKMNYHGDNNVIDDLSKNIELTKIQRISSENLLSSWLTIPHVTQFDESDITELDIFRKKYNDSLSDTSKKLTILVFVIKAVAVALEKFSKFNSRLLIKKDRSFLVQNNSINIGIAVNTNQGLLVPVISHVNKKRIFNLFSEMCILLDNARLGKINFSDVQVKSSFTVSNLGGIGGTYFTPIINYPELAILGISRTSIKPYWNNDRFIPKLFLPLSLSYDHRAIDGVEAAKFITFISNVLSDIRLLLM; encoded by the coding sequence ATGGATATTGAAGTTAAAATGCCTGAACTTGGTATAGAATTAGTAGAAGTTGTTGAGATTTTAGTAAAAATTGGAGATCAAGTTAAAAAAAATGATTCAATAATTACAGTTGAGGGACAAAAAGCATCAATCGAAATACCAACTTTGCATTCAGGAAAAATTAAGGATATAAAAGTACATGTGGGAAGTAAAATAGCAACTGGTGGACTAATTTTAATATTAAATAATTTAGATTCTTCACGATTAAATAAAAATTCATTATTATCTTCTGAACATAGTGTTAGTAAATATGTTAGTTCAAAGGAAAAAGACATAACATGTAATGATACTAATAAGAATTATGTTGTGTATGCTAGTCCAATAGTTCGTCGTTTGGCTAGAAAATATGATATAAAATTAGAGAACGTCGTAGGTAGTGGTAGAAAATTTAGAATTTTAAAAGAAGATGTAATTTTTTATCGTAATAAATCACAAAAACAACAAAATAAGCGTAATTATGCAGATAATAATAAAAAAATGAATTATCATGGTGATAATAATGTCATTGATGATTTGTCGAAGAATATTGAATTAACTAAAATACAAAGAATTTCTAGTGAAAATTTACTTTCAAGTTGGTTAACAATTCCACATGTCACACAATTTGATGAGTCGGATATTACTGAATTAGATATTTTTAGAAAAAAATATAATGATAGTTTATCGGATACTTCTAAAAAATTGACTATTTTAGTTTTTGTTATAAAAGCTGTTGCTGTTGCATTAGAAAAATTTTCTAAATTTAATAGTCGTTTATTGATTAAAAAAGATAGAAGTTTTTTAGTACAAAATAACAGTATAAATATAGGTATTGCGGTTAATACGAATCAAGGATTATTAGTTCCTGTGATTAGTCATGTAAATAAAAAACGTATTTTTAATTTATTTTCTGAAATGTGTATTTTATTGGATAATGCTCGTTTAGGGAAAATAAATTTTTCGGATGTTCAAGTAAAGAGTAGTTTTACAGTATCTAATTTGGGTGGAATAGGAGGTACATATTTTACGCCAATTATAAATTATCCTGAATTAGCAATTTTAGGTATTTCTAGAACTTCAATTAAACCATATTGGAACAATGATCGTTTTATTCCAAAATTGTTTTTACCTTTATCGTTGTCTTATGATCATCGTGCTATTGATGGGGTAGAAGCTGCTAAATTCATTACTTTTATAAGTAATGTTTTATCTGATATTCGTTTATTGTTAATGTAA
- the lpdA gene encoding dihydrolipoyl dehydrogenase, whose protein sequence is MTSKKINTQIVIIGSGPSGYSAAFRCADLGLNTVLVEQYDTLGGVCLNVGCIPSKYLLHIAKVIKDSRKLSELGISFSDFSIDLKKVQDSQKKIINDFSVGIESMARKRNVKVVIGHAEFLNTNSIIVKNCDNTCVISFDKIVIATGSIAKKLSYIPYNDSRVWDSSKAVLIPDIPKRLLIIGGGIIGLEMATVYSSLGSKIDIIENSHEILSHLDRDVMNTFISSIQSDFNILLNSKVINIVSKPEGLLTYIKNDSNSEFSSLYDVVLVATGRIPNIDTLKISNTGVKINSHGFINVDKQFCTNISNIYAIGDVIGQPMLAHKGAHEGHIVAEVISGKNHYFDPYVIPCVAYTNPEIAWVGITEKEAIRNNISYEASLFSWKTLGRAVSSQCQNGVTKLIFNKKTNQIIGGFIVGVNAGELLGELSLAIEMGCDAEDLSLTIHAHPTLYESINLSSQIFQGTITDLINNKL, encoded by the coding sequence ATGACAAGTAAAAAAATTAATACACAGATAGTAATTATTGGTTCTGGTCCATCTGGGTATTCTGCTGCATTTCGTTGTGCAGATTTGGGTTTAAATACTGTATTAGTAGAACAATATGATACTTTAGGAGGTGTGTGTTTAAATGTTGGTTGTATTCCTTCTAAATATTTATTACATATAGCTAAAGTTATTAAAGATTCTAGGAAATTATCTGAATTAGGAATAAGTTTTTCGGATTTTTCTATAGATTTAAAAAAAGTTCAAGATAGTCAAAAGAAAATAATAAATGATTTTAGTGTTGGCATAGAAAGTATGGCACGTAAAAGAAATGTTAAAGTAGTAATTGGTCATGCTGAATTTTTAAATACTAATAGTATTATTGTAAAGAATTGTGATAATACTTGCGTTATTTCATTTGACAAGATTGTTATTGCAACAGGTTCCATTGCTAAAAAATTATCTTATATTCCATATAATGATTCTAGAGTTTGGGATTCTAGTAAAGCAGTATTAATTCCAGATATTCCAAAACGTTTGCTGATTATAGGAGGTGGTATTATAGGTTTAGAAATGGCTACTGTATATAGTTCTTTAGGTTCTAAAATAGATATCATAGAAAATTCTCATGAAATATTATCTCATTTAGATAGGGATGTAATGAATACTTTCATTTCTTCTATTCAAAGTGATTTTAATATTTTATTAAATTCTAAAGTCATCAACATTGTATCTAAACCAGAAGGATTGCTAACTTATATAAAAAATGATAGTAATAGTGAATTTTCTTCATTGTATGATGTTGTTTTAGTAGCTACAGGAAGAATTCCTAATATAGATACATTAAAAATTTCTAATACAGGAGTTAAAATAAATTCTCATGGATTTATTAATGTAGATAAGCAATTTTGTACTAATATTTCTAATATTTACGCAATTGGAGATGTTATCGGTCAACCTATGTTAGCTCATAAAGGAGCACATGAAGGTCATATAGTTGCAGAAGTTATATCTGGTAAAAATCATTATTTTGATCCGTATGTTATTCCATGTGTAGCGTATACTAATCCTGAAATTGCTTGGGTAGGTATTACTGAAAAAGAAGCTATTAGAAATAATATTAGTTATGAAGCTTCTTTATTTTCTTGGAAAACTTTAGGACGTGCAGTATCTTCACAATGTCAAAATGGTGTGACTAAGTTAATATTTAATAAAAAAACTAACCAAATTATAGGTGGTTTTATAGTTGGCGTCAATGCAGGTGAATTATTAGGAGAATTATCATTGGCAATTGAAATGGGATGTGATGCTGAAGATTTATCTCTAACAATACATGCTCATCCTACTTTATATGAATCAATTAATTTATCTTCTCAAATTTTTCAAGGAACAATTACTGATTTAATTAATAATAAATTATAA
- the erpA gene encoding iron-sulfur cluster insertion protein ErpA, whose translation MNINISAKNINLSFSNSAIKKIKYVVKKKNIPNLKFRIYIIGGGCSGFQYKFKFETNKNENDIIINIYDNVIIIDPISFQYLQGGNIDYIENLEGSKFIISNPQAKITCGCGSSFSI comes from the coding sequence ATGAACATAAATATCAGCGCAAAAAATATAAATTTATCATTTTCTAACTCAGCAATAAAAAAAATAAAATATGTAGTTAAAAAAAAAAATATTCCAAATCTAAAATTTAGAATTTATATAATAGGAGGAGGATGTAGTGGATTTCAATATAAATTCAAATTTGAAACAAATAAAAATGAAAATGATATTATCATAAATATATATGATAATGTCATAATCATAGATCCAATTAGTTTTCAATATCTTCAAGGTGGAAACATAGATTACATAGAAAATTTAGAAGGATCAAAGTTTATAATATCTAATCCACAAGCTAAAATTACCTGTGGATGCGGATCTTCATTCAGTATCTAA
- the ftsZ gene encoding cell division protein FtsZ, producing the protein MFESKQLNNNAIIKVIGIGGGGGNAIEYMVKENIEGVEFFAVNTDSQALRKIKVDQTIQIGTNITKGLGAGSNPEIGKNAAEEDKENLKSILEGADMVFIAAGMGGGTGTGAAPIIAKISKKLGILTVAIVTKPFHFEGTKRMNFAEQGICELSEHVDSIIIIPNDKLLKVLSKGISLLEAFDTANNVLKGAVQGISELITKPGLINVDFADVKTVMSKMGHAMMGTGISSGEERAKKASEIAISSPLLEDIDLSGAKGVLVNITSGLDIKLDEFETIGNTIRSFSSNHATIVIGTSLDTNIENTLRVTIVATGIGKTIKQNTTNPSKDQPPKNVLLHSDSIKPNQISYTQDYSKKNIYNEFNKNSKIDKNTDYLDIPAFLRKKYE; encoded by the coding sequence ATGTTCGAATCAAAACAATTAAATAATAATGCGATAATAAAAGTTATTGGAATAGGCGGAGGAGGAGGAAATGCAATAGAATACATGGTAAAAGAAAATATAGAAGGAGTAGAATTTTTTGCCGTAAATACAGATTCACAAGCACTACGAAAAATTAAAGTGGACCAAACAATACAAATAGGAACTAATATAACAAAAGGACTAGGAGCTGGTTCCAACCCAGAAATAGGAAAAAATGCAGCTGAAGAAGATAAAGAAAACTTAAAATCCATTTTAGAAGGAGCAGATATGGTATTTATAGCCGCAGGAATGGGAGGAGGTACAGGAACAGGAGCAGCACCTATAATTGCTAAAATTTCAAAAAAACTAGGAATCTTAACAGTTGCAATAGTTACAAAACCCTTTCATTTCGAGGGGACAAAAAGAATGAATTTTGCTGAACAAGGCATCTGTGAATTATCTGAGCATGTAGATTCAATTATCATCATTCCAAACGACAAATTATTAAAAGTACTTTCTAAAGGTATTTCTTTATTAGAAGCATTTGATACAGCTAATAACGTTTTAAAAGGAGCAGTTCAAGGAATTTCAGAACTAATTACTAAACCAGGATTAATCAATGTAGATTTTGCTGATGTAAAAACTGTAATGTCTAAAATGGGACATGCAATGATGGGAACTGGAATATCATCTGGGGAAGAAAGAGCAAAAAAAGCATCAGAAATAGCAATTTCTAGCCCACTATTAGAAGATATTGATTTATCTGGAGCTAAAGGTGTACTAGTTAATATTACATCAGGATTAGATATAAAATTAGATGAATTTGAAACTATAGGAAATACCATTCGATCATTTTCATCCAATCATGCAACTATTGTAATTGGAACATCTTTAGATACAAATATAGAAAATACGTTAAGAGTTACTATAGTAGCAACAGGAATTGGTAAAACAATTAAACAAAATACTACTAATCCTTCCAAAGATCAACCTCCTAAAAATGTTTTATTGCATTCCGATAGTATTAAACCCAATCAAATTTCTTATACACAAGACTATTCTAAAAAAAATATCTATAATGAATTCAATAAAAATTCAAAAATAGACAAAAATACCGATTATCTAGATATACCTGCATTTTTAAGAAAAAAATATGAATAA
- the ftsA gene encoding cell division protein FtsA has product MIKVIKKKLIVGLEIGTTKTVVIVGEILDEGIINIIGIGTSNSIGIDRGVINDLKSIVKSVKQVIHQAEKMANCTISSIYLSLSNKYINCQNEIGIIPISKEEITQEDVDYVIHTAKCVKIRNEHKILHVIPQEYSIDQYTGIKNPIGLSGFRMQAKVHLITCHTEIKKNIIKAVENCGIKVDYSIFSGIASGESVLTKEEKNLGVCIADIGGGTIDIVIYIDGKLQHSCVIPYAGNTVTNDISYAFNIPFLNAEQIKIKYGCAVQNTNSTSEEIKIINLDNIIIKTIEQKKLNEIIEPRYTELLTLINLEINNTQKKLNNFGNINKLRAGIVLTGGASNIKLLKNCAEKIFNFPIRIGYPHKININIKDNYNIKQMCYSTATGLLHFGKKYYFSTEKLNNSSNFFVKCLKHINNWIKKEF; this is encoded by the coding sequence ATGATTAAAGTAATAAAAAAAAAACTGATAGTGGGATTGGAAATCGGAACAACTAAAACGGTAGTAATAGTAGGAGAAATATTAGATGAAGGAATCATCAATATTATCGGAATAGGTACAAGTAATTCTATAGGAATAGATCGAGGCGTGATAAATGATCTCAAATCTATAGTAAAATCTGTAAAACAAGTTATTCATCAAGCTGAAAAAATGGCTAATTGCACAATTTCTTCTATATATTTATCTTTATCTAACAAATATATAAACTGTCAAAATGAAATAGGCATAATTCCTATTTCAAAAGAAGAAATAACTCAAGAAGATGTAGATTACGTAATACATACTGCAAAATGCGTAAAAATACGCAATGAACATAAAATATTACACGTAATTCCACAAGAATATTCTATTGATCAATACACAGGAATAAAAAATCCAATTGGATTATCTGGATTTAGAATGCAAGCTAAAGTACATTTAATAACTTGTCACACAGAAATAAAAAAAAATATTATCAAAGCAGTAGAAAATTGCGGAATAAAAGTTGATTACTCAATATTCTCAGGAATAGCTTCAGGAGAATCAGTATTAACAAAAGAAGAAAAAAATCTTGGAGTGTGTATTGCAGATATAGGAGGAGGAACAATAGATATTGTAATTTACATTGACGGAAAATTACAACATAGTTGCGTCATACCATATGCAGGAAACACTGTAACTAATGATATTTCTTACGCATTTAATATACCATTTTTAAATGCTGAACAAATAAAAATAAAATATGGATGTGCTGTACAAAATACTAACTCTACATCTGAAGAAATTAAAATAATAAATCTTGACAACATCATAATTAAAACTATCGAACAAAAAAAATTAAATGAAATTATCGAACCACGATATACAGAACTATTAACACTAATTAATTTAGAAATTAATAATACTCAAAAAAAACTCAATAATTTTGGAAATATAAATAAATTACGGGCTGGAATAGTACTAACAGGAGGTGCTTCAAATATTAAATTACTCAAGAATTGCGCAGAAAAAATATTTAATTTTCCAATTAGAATAGGATATCCTCACAAAATAAATATAAACATTAAAGATAATTACAATATAAAACAGATGTGTTATTCCACTGCCACTGGATTATTACATTTTGGAAAAAAATATTATTTTTCTACTGAAAAACTAAATAATTCTAGTAATTTTTTTGTAAAATGTTTGAAACATATTAATAACTGGATTAAAAAAGAATTTTAA
- a CDS encoding D-alanine--D-alanine ligase codes for MKKKIEKVAVLLGGVSQERNISLLSGNNILKSLLKSKINAVPVDTKFFPITQLAYQNFTKVFIALHGKDGENGTVQSILHYLNIPFTGSKTLASAISLNKLKTKILWKGNNLPIIPFCYIKKNEFKKKFFKIFKKHILPLKLPIIIKPNQEGSSIGITIVNKYEYLYKACKTAFLFDDLILIEKFIYGQEYTISFLDKTILPIIKINLENNEFYNYQAKYFSKSTKYLCSSGLNTEQELELKKMALLAWKTLEGSGWGRIDAIMDYKKRFWLLEANTCPGMTKKSLFPFSAKKAGISFSELVKQILELAN; via the coding sequence ATGAAAAAAAAAATTGAAAAAGTAGCTGTTCTATTAGGCGGAGTATCACAAGAAAGAAATATATCTTTACTATCAGGAAACAACATACTTAAAAGCCTATTAAAATCTAAAATTAATGCTGTGCCTGTAGATACAAAATTTTTTCCTATCACACAATTAGCATATCAAAATTTTACAAAAGTCTTTATAGCTTTACACGGTAAAGATGGAGAAAACGGTACTGTACAAAGTATTTTACATTATCTCAACATTCCTTTTACAGGAAGTAAAACACTTGCTTCTGCTATATCACTAAATAAATTAAAAACAAAAATATTGTGGAAAGGTAATAATTTACCCATTATTCCTTTTTGTTACATTAAAAAAAATGAATTCAAAAAAAAATTTTTCAAAATATTCAAAAAACATATTTTGCCATTAAAATTACCTATAATTATAAAACCAAATCAAGAAGGATCCAGTATTGGTATCACAATTGTAAATAAATACGAATACTTATACAAAGCATGTAAAACAGCATTTTTGTTTGATGATTTAATCTTAATCGAAAAATTCATATATGGACAAGAATATACAATTAGTTTTTTAGACAAAACAATACTTCCTATTATAAAAATAAATCTTGAAAATAATGAATTTTATAATTATCAAGCTAAATATTTTTCTAAATCTACAAAATATTTATGCTCCAGCGGACTAAATACAGAACAAGAATTAGAACTAAAAAAAATGGCATTATTAGCATGGAAAACTTTAGAAGGATCAGGATGGGGGAGAATTGATGCAATTATGGATTACAAAAAAAGATTTTGGTTGCTAGAAGCAAATACTTGTCCAGGAATGACAAAAAAAAGTCTATTTCCTTTTTCAGCAAAAAAAGCAGGTATATCTTTTTCAGAACTAGTAAAACAAATTCTAGAATTAGCAAATTAA
- the murC gene encoding UDP-N-acetylmuramate--L-alanine ligase, translating to MKNISHIHLIGIGGSSMGGIAEILFKKNFTITGSDIISNNITKKLSNLGIKIFSTHQKKNIQNANLIVVSSAIQPNNPEIIAANNSKIPIMLRAELISKIIYSKYNIIIAGTHGKTSTTAMIFNIFEENKLYPTLINGGYVKSINNNVKIGKNPFYCILEADESDASFLYFTPNISVITNIDKDHIEKYKKNFNNLKSAFIKFIHNLPINGTAILCLDDNTIQSIIPHIKRKIITYGFNKNADLRINNYQQKKFTSTFIVIRKNKPILKINLNAPGKFNALNATASIAVAIQEHISDKIILKSLKNFQGVNRRFESHGVFKIPLKLHKQGKFLLINDYGHHPTEILESIHTARTGWPNKKLIMIFQPHRYTRTKTFKKEFSHVLSNVDELFLLQVYPANELESYGSNSFSLYKEIKKNKNISATLIIDLNTLFKKVTSKLSGNDLILAQGAGNIDDIIEKFIIQKL from the coding sequence ATGAAAAATATCTCACACATTCATCTTATAGGAATTGGAGGATCCAGCATGGGAGGAATAGCTGAAATTTTGTTTAAAAAAAACTTTACTATTACTGGATCAGACATTATTTCTAATAATATTACAAAAAAATTATCTAATTTAGGAATAAAAATATTTTCAACTCACCAAAAAAAGAATATCCAAAATGCAAATTTAATAGTTGTATCTAGTGCAATTCAACCAAACAATCCGGAAATAATAGCAGCTAACAATTCAAAAATACCTATAATGCTAAGAGCAGAACTAATTTCTAAAATTATCTATTCTAAATACAATATAATAATTGCCGGAACTCATGGAAAAACATCTACAACCGCAATGATATTTAATATATTTGAAGAAAACAAACTATATCCTACACTGATTAACGGAGGATATGTAAAATCAATCAACAACAATGTGAAAATAGGAAAAAATCCATTTTATTGCATTTTAGAAGCAGATGAAAGTGATGCTTCTTTTCTATATTTTACACCAAATATTAGTGTTATAACTAATATAGATAAAGACCATATAGAAAAATACAAAAAAAATTTTAATAACCTAAAATCAGCATTTATAAAATTTATCCATAATCTTCCCATAAACGGAACTGCAATTTTATGCCTGGACGACAATACTATTCAGAGTATAATTCCACACATAAAAAGAAAAATTATTACCTATGGGTTTAATAAAAATGCTGATTTAAGAATAAATAATTACCAACAAAAAAAATTTACTAGTACATTTATCGTAATAAGAAAAAATAAACCTATTCTAAAAATAAATCTTAACGCACCAGGAAAATTTAATGCTTTAAACGCTACTGCTTCCATTGCTGTAGCTATTCAAGAACATATAAGTGATAAAATAATCCTAAAGTCATTAAAAAATTTTCAAGGCGTAAACAGAAGATTTGAATCACACGGTGTATTCAAAATTCCTTTAAAATTACATAAACAGGGGAAATTTTTACTAATTAACGATTACGGACATCATCCAACTGAAATTTTAGAAAGTATTCACACAGCAAGAACTGGATGGCCAAATAAAAAATTAATAATGATTTTTCAACCACATAGATATACTCGAACAAAAACTTTTAAAAAAGAATTTAGTCATGTGCTTTCCAATGTAGATGAATTATTTCTTTTACAAGTATATCCTGCTAATGAATTAGAATCTTATGGATCAAACAGTTTTTCTTTATACAAAGAAATTAAAAAAAACAAAAATATTTCTGCAACTTTAATTATAGATTTAAATACACTATTTAAAAAAGTTACGTCAAAACTATCAGGAAACGATTTAATACTAGCACAAGGTGCAGGAAATATAGACGATATTATCGAAAAATTCATTATACAAAAACTATAA